In Aedes albopictus strain Foshan chromosome 3, AalbF5, whole genome shotgun sequence, the following are encoded in one genomic region:
- the LOC109416007 gene encoding estradiol 17-beta-dehydrogenase 11 — translation MIRPFGKVFPTSNMASGSSKGSLYQFQRLPYNPATPRRRISPLERIWVTLKRVFYFVQFLFKSIPIWIQLFWEWLNPPPPKNIAGWNALVTGGSNGIGHATCLELAKFGCNVIIADVDVDNGEKLVQELRKYRVKAVFYKVDVAEYDAIVELERKIERDIGHVDILVNNAGLIPFLVPDEYSPENIRRMVNVNLMSHFWTINVFLPGMYRRRRGHIVGLSSRTAYIPTGYMRNYLTTKYGIRGFMEDLHDEIWRAGFEGQVVTTTVFPSIFNTRKESMDHFLTLPGYAQMEFPQPEVVGRTIVRGIRTNQRKLFVPDFFKPWQLALFEDLPREITRLLYRELFKG, via the exons ATGATACGTCCTTTCGGTAAAGTGTTCCCCACGTCCAATATGGCGTCCGGCTCATCCAAGGGGAGCCTGTACCAGTTCCAGAGGCTTCCATATAATCCCGCCACTCCCAGACGACGGATATCCCCGCTGGAGCGGATTTGGGTAACGTTGAAACGGGTGTTTTACTTTGTCCAGTTCCTGTTCAAGAGCATCCCGATCTGGATCCAGCTGTTTTGGGAATGGTTGAATCCACCTCCTCCGAAGAACATTGCGGGTTGGAACGCGCTGGTGACGGGGGGGTCGAACGGAATTGGGCACGCCACTTGTTTGGAACTGGCCAAGTTCGGGTGTAACGTGATCATAGCCGACGTCGATGTGGACAATGGTGAAAAGCTGGTTCAGGAACTGCGCAAGTATCGCGTCAAGGCAGTCTTCTACAAGGTTGACGTGGCGGAGTACGATGCGATCGTGGAGCTTGAGCGGAAGATTGAACGAGACATTGGGCATGTGGACATCCTGGTCAACAATGCTGGTCTGATTCCGTTCCTGGTGCCAGACGAATACAGCCCGGAGAACATCCGAAGAATGGTGAACGTGAACCTGATGAGCCACTTCTGGACCATAAATGTGTTCCTACCGGGGATGTACCGCCGTCGTCGGGGGCACATTGTGGGTCTTTCCTCGCGGACTGCCTACATACCGACGGGGTACATGCGAAACTACCTGACCACCAAGTATGGCATCCGCGGATTCATGGAGGACCTTCACGACGAGATCTGGCGAGCCGGATTCGAGGGGCAGGTCGTTACGACTACCGTATTTCCTTCGATCTTCAACACTCGGAAGGAGTCTATGGATCATTTTCTGACGCTGCC AGGATACGCCCAGATGGAGTTTCCACAGCCGGAAGTCGTAGGCAGAACTATCGTTCGTGGAATACGAACCAACCAGCGAAAGCTTTTTGTGCCGGACTTTTTTAAACCTTGGCAACTGGCCTTGTTTGA AGATTTACCGAGAGAGATTACCCGGCTCCTTTATCGGGAGTTGTTTAAGGGATAA
- the LOC109419143 gene encoding uncharacterized protein LOC109419143, which produces PYEPSLQGILLASSSLQTDSPTPTPSSRQSHQLLPASSSSGGSNPPPPVPLLQYSRRQSSQDGAGQRAPYAESESISSKHTSVLVSYWACLTERMSSLICKCCERTLPPAESV; this is translated from the coding sequence CCTTACGAACCATCACTGCAAGGCATCCTGCTGGCGTCGAGCTCACTTCAGACGGATTCACCTACTCCAACGCCATCGTCGAGACAGTCGCATCAGTTGTTGCCGGCTAGCAGCAGTTCCGGTGGCAGCAACCCACCGCCGCCGGTACCACTGCTGCAGTACAGTCGGCGGCAATCGTCACAGGATGGCGCTGGTCAACGAGCTCCGTACGCCGAATCGGAGTCTATTTCATCCAAACACACTTCGGTGCTGGTCAGCTACTGGGCTTGTCTGACGGAACGGATGAGCTCACTGATCTGCAAGTGCTGCGAGCGAACACTTCCTCCGGCGGAGAGCGTCTGA